From one Triticum urartu cultivar G1812 chromosome 3, Tu2.1, whole genome shotgun sequence genomic stretch:
- the LOC125543997 gene encoding probable serine/threonine-protein kinase WNK5 — MPGWAPSRRFDQEECIEVAWNRVRLRALDPAMVDRRHAEVRLLRSLHRDHIIGFQEVWLDHDAGVLNFITEVCNSASLREYFDRHKHVSVRALKKWALLEGLDHLHTRDPCIIHRDRTCSNVFSNGNTGHECLLVPGADGWGSADLAEIVNFLGIMQSDSDSAGAIFCGVACQRQAVGASPSNC; from the exons ATGCCGGGATGGGCTCCGTCAAGAAGGTTCGACCAGGAGGAGTGCATCGAGGTGGCGTGGAACCGGGTGCGCCTGCGCGCGCTGGACCCCGCCATGGTCGACCGCCGCCATGCCGAGGTGCGCCTTCTCCGCTCCCTCCATCGTGACCACATCATAGGCTTCCAAGAGGTCTGGCTCGACCACGACGCTGGCGTGCTGAACTTCATCACCGAGGTCTGCAACTCGGCGAGCCTCCGCGAGTATTTCGACCGCCACAAGCACGTCTCCGTCAGAGCGCTCAAGAAGTGGGCGCTCCTTGAGGGCCTTGACCACCTCCACACCCGCGACCCCTGCATCATCCACCGCGACCGTACTTGCAGCAACGTCTTCAGCAACGGCAACACCGGCCAT GAATGCTTGCTTGTACCTGGTGCTGATGGTTGGGGTTCTGCAGACTTGGCAGAGATCGTGAATTTTCTCGGTATCATGCAAAGCGATTCAG ATTCAGCGGGCGCCATCTTTTGTGGTGTTGCATGCCAGAGGCAGGCAGTTGGAGCTTCTCCGTCTAATTGTTAA